The Mesoterricola silvestris sequence GGGTTGCGAAGGTGGGGGGGCACGATGGGCGTGCTGGTGAAGGCCTGGGCGATCTTCACGGGGTCCGCGTCGTAGAAGGGCACGGTGCCCGTGAGCATCTCGTAGATGGTGATGCCCAGGCTCCACAGATCGCTCTGGAACACCGCCCGGCCGCGGAAGTGCTCGGGGGACATGTAGGGCGGCGAACCGATGCGGGTCCGGGCGAATTCCTCCTTCTGCAGCTCCAGGATGCGGCTGGTGCCGAAGTCCGTGACCTTGGCCACCCCGTCCCGGGTGATGAGGATATTGGCCGGGCGCAGGTCCCGGTGGATCACCTGGTGCGCGTGGGCAAAGCCGATGGCCGAACAAACGTCCGTGGCGATCTCCAGGGCCCGGGAGGGCAGGAGGGTGCGCTCCCGCCGGATCACCTTGTCCAGGCTCTCCCCGTCGATGTATTCCATCACCATGAAGAACAGCCCGTCCTTCTTTTCCGCCGTGATGAGATCGACGATGTTGGGGTGCTTGAGCTGGACCATGATCTGCGATTCCAGAAGCATGTTCTGGTCGTCCGTCTGATGGTGGGGCACCTTCAGCGCCACCTTGCGATTCAGGAGCCTATCCTGAGCAAGGTAAACAGTTCCAAACCCGCCCGCGCCCAGGCGGTCGAGTATCTGGTATTTCCCCAGCATCTGGTCTTTGGAAAGCACGGTTTTGCCTCTGGAATGAGCGTCATGTAGGTGGACCGGGAAGTCAACTGGTCAAAAAAAAAGGGAGGGCGGGGTGTGGGGGGGTGGGGCTCGGCGCCTTGGGGGCCGGATGGTCCAGGGCTGTCCTGCCGGGGGCCGAGGGGAGGGGGAGGTTCCGGGATGGTTCCGGCCCACCGGGGTTCCGGTTGTTTG is a genomic window containing:
- a CDS encoding serine/threonine protein kinase, translated to MLGKYQILDRLGAGGFGTVYLAQDRLLNRKVALKVPHHQTDDQNMLLESQIMVQLKHPNIVDLITAEKKDGLFFMVMEYIDGESLDKVIRRERTLLPSRALEIATDVCSAIGFAHAHQVIHRDLRPANILITRDGVAKVTDFGTSRILELQKEEFARTRIGSPPYMSPEHFRGRAVFQSDLWSLGITIYEMLTGTVPFYDADPVKIAQAFTSTPIVPPHLRNPQVPKALSEAVMKALAINLGDRYLSAQKFLEALRPLREGVARETRPVGTAVLAAHLATPGHAPRSPVVTHARLCRFCYKPLSRTATTCPACGEKN